The Chryseobacterium indologenes genomic sequence TTAGCCTTCGGAATTGTAAAAGACATTTTCGGAGGTCCTGAAAAGGAACTAGAAGTAGAAGATAGCGTGAATGTAGGACAATTAAAAAAAGTGCTCGAAGATCAGTTTCCCGAGTTTAAAAAACTGAAATCCTATTTCATTGCCCTTGATGAAGAATATGCAGAAGATGATCAGATCATTCATAATACGAATGAAATTGCAATAATTCCTCCTGTAAGTGGTGGATAAAAACTTTCTTGCAACCTGAAATTCCTCTCTTTAAGGCAAAAACAATAAAATGATAGATATAAGAATAACAGACAATGCACTGAGTATTACAGAATGCCTTGATTTAGCACAAGACTTAGGTAGTGGGGGAATTGCTACATTTATAGGAACAGTTCGCAACATGACAAAAAATAAACCTGTCATCCGGCTGGATTATGAATGCTATCAATCTATGGCTACCAAAGAAATTAAAAAGATCGTTGATCAGGCAATCATTTGCTTCTCTGTACGTAATGTGGTGGTGCATCACCGTACAGGAACTTTGTTTCCGGGTGACGCTGCTGTAATTATAGTAGTCAGTGACGGCCACAGGGATGCTGTTTTTGATGCCTGCCGGTATATTATTGATACTGTAAAACAGACCGTTCCTATTTGGAAAAAAGAAATTTTTGAAGACGGGGAAGAATG encodes the following:
- a CDS encoding molybdenum cofactor biosynthesis protein MoaE, which translates into the protein MIDIRITDNALSITECLDLAQDLGSGGIATFIGTVRNMTKNKPVIRLDYECYQSMATKEIKKIVDQAIICFSVRNVVVHHRTGTLFPGDAAVIIVVSDGHRDAVFDACRYIIDTVKQTVPIWKKEIFEDGEEWVSAHP
- a CDS encoding MoaD/ThiS family protein; protein product: MKLKILAFGIVKDIFGGPEKELEVEDSVNVGQLKKVLEDQFPEFKKLKSYFIALDEEYAEDDQIIHNTNEIAIIPPVSGG